One segment of Saprospiraceae bacterium DNA contains the following:
- the secA gene encoding preprotein translocase subunit SecA, translating into MFGFLKKIIGSKQDRDLKQYLAAVAEINNYFEQYQHLSNDELRSKTLEFRERIREHLKDIDAEIVSVNQQALDVEDFNEKERLFKEVDELRKDRDKALEDILLDILPEAFAVVKETSRRFTQNETLTVTATDHDRNLAAKPGKSYIAIEGDKAIWKNKWTAAGGDIVWNMVHYDVQLIGGMVLHDGKIAEMATGEGKTLVGTLPAYLNGVGGEGVHVVTVNDYLARRDSEWVGPIYEFLLLTVDCIDKYRPHSRERIEAYRCDITFGTNSEFGFDYLRDNMVISPEELVQRKHHYAIVDEVDSVLIDDARTPLIISGPVTRGAEDQEYVELNPAVKRLVEEQTKLASQFLNEARKSISAGNLSAEAGGGGLALLRAHRALPKSRALVKFLSEEGIKVLLQKTENVYLQENSKRMPEVDAELLFHIDEKNRNVELTDRGVEFLSRFNNDPNFFVMPDIGEELVKIDRDPFLGHDEKVEAKERLSQDYGIKSRRIHAIHQLLKAYALFEKDNEYIVLEGEVKIVDEQTGRVMEGRRYSDGLHQAIEAKENVKVGEITQTYATVTLQNYFRMYHKLAGMTGTAETEAKELWDIYKLDVVVIPTNRPITRKDEEDLVYKTAREKYNAVIDDIVKLRDAGRPILVGTTSVEISELLSRMLKMRGIDHNVLNAKQHQREAEIVAEAGLAGKVTIATNMAGRGTDIKLGPGVKEAGGLAIVGTERHESRRVDRQLRGRAGRQGDPGSSQFYVSLEDQLMRLFQSDRIAGLMDKMGHKEGDVIQHSMVTNSIERAQKKVEENNFGIRKRLLEYDDVMNIQREAIYKKRRNALFGDRLAVDINNAFVAITSELVQVHRESGDFETFRLDSIRLIGVDPEMDPTWFKSAPVGTVTATFQQQVFDLYEHKSKQVGERLLPIIQDVYAREGHRYKRIVVPFTDGSMGLNISADMEQAIKSEGKTIMHDVEKVATLALIDDAWKEHLRNIDDLKESVQGASFEQKDPLVIYKMEAYNLFEGLIGHINANVTSFLLKGSLALPDEQQMRQQQAAQERAEAQRRAQSSRLRVNAGQQMTETQQAAQRAAISAGHNGPVQRVQPIVREKVVGRNDPCPCGSGKKYKHCHGK; encoded by the coding sequence ATGTTTGGCTTTTTAAAAAAAATAATCGGCAGTAAACAAGACCGCGACCTCAAGCAATATTTGGCCGCCGTCGCCGAAATCAATAATTACTTCGAGCAATATCAGCATCTCTCCAACGACGAACTTCGCTCGAAAACCCTCGAATTTCGTGAGCGCATCCGCGAACATCTCAAAGACATTGATGCCGAAATTGTCTCGGTCAACCAGCAAGCCCTCGATGTCGAAGATTTCAACGAGAAAGAGCGCCTCTTCAAAGAGGTGGATGAACTGCGCAAAGACCGCGACAAGGCCCTTGAAGATATCTTGCTCGACATTTTGCCAGAGGCGTTTGCGGTGGTGAAAGAAACCAGCCGGCGCTTTACCCAAAACGAAACCTTGACGGTCACGGCCACCGACCACGACCGCAATCTGGCTGCCAAACCTGGCAAAAGCTACATCGCCATAGAAGGTGACAAAGCCATCTGGAAAAACAAATGGACCGCTGCGGGTGGCGACATCGTGTGGAACATGGTTCACTACGACGTGCAGCTCATCGGTGGCATGGTGCTCCACGATGGCAAAATCGCCGAGATGGCGACCGGTGAAGGCAAGACCCTCGTCGGCACGCTGCCCGCCTACCTCAATGGCGTGGGAGGAGAAGGCGTGCACGTCGTCACGGTGAACGACTACCTCGCCCGGCGCGACTCAGAATGGGTAGGGCCTATTTACGAATTCCTGCTCCTCACGGTAGATTGCATTGACAAGTATCGCCCGCACAGCCGCGAACGCATCGAGGCTTACCGCTGCGACATCACCTTTGGCACCAACTCCGAATTTGGCTTCGATTATTTGCGCGACAACATGGTGATTTCACCGGAAGAGTTGGTGCAGCGCAAGCACCACTACGCCATCGTGGACGAGGTTGACTCGGTGCTGATTGACGATGCGCGTACTCCCCTTATCATATCGGGGCCAGTCACTCGCGGCGCTGAAGACCAAGAGTACGTCGAGCTCAATCCCGCCGTGAAAAGGCTCGTGGAGGAACAGACAAAATTGGCCTCGCAGTTTTTGAATGAGGCACGCAAGTCCATTTCGGCAGGCAACCTAAGCGCAGAGGCAGGCGGCGGCGGCTTAGCCCTGCTGCGAGCGCACCGCGCACTGCCTAAAAGCCGCGCTTTGGTAAAATTCCTCAGCGAGGAAGGCATAAAAGTACTCTTGCAAAAAACTGAAAACGTCTATTTGCAAGAGAATAGCAAGCGAATGCCAGAGGTGGATGCCGAGTTGTTGTTTCACATAGACGAAAAAAACCGCAACGTCGAGCTCACCGATAGAGGAGTCGAATTCCTCTCACGCTTCAACAACGACCCCAACTTTTTCGTGATGCCAGACATCGGCGAGGAACTGGTGAAAATTGACCGCGACCCCTTTTTGGGCCACGATGAAAAAGTGGAAGCCAAGGAGCGGTTGTCGCAGGACTACGGCATAAAAAGCCGCCGCATCCACGCCATTCACCAATTGCTCAAGGCGTATGCCCTTTTTGAAAAAGACAATGAGTACATCGTGTTGGAAGGCGAGGTGAAAATAGTGGACGAGCAAACGGGGCGCGTCATGGAAGGGCGCCGTTATTCTGACGGATTGCACCAAGCCATCGAGGCGAAGGAAAATGTGAAAGTGGGTGAAATCACGCAAACTTATGCTACCGTCACGCTCCAGAATTACTTTCGTATGTACCACAAGCTCGCGGGCATGACCGGCACCGCCGAAACAGAAGCCAAAGAGCTGTGGGATATTTACAAACTTGACGTGGTGGTCATCCCGACCAACCGCCCCATTACCCGAAAAGACGAGGAAGATTTGGTCTATAAAACGGCTCGTGAAAAGTACAATGCCGTCATTGACGATATTGTGAAACTGCGCGACGCTGGCCGCCCCATCTTGGTCGGCACCACCTCAGTCGAGATTTCTGAGCTGTTGTCCAGAATGTTGAAAATGCGCGGCATTGACCACAATGTGCTGAATGCCAAGCAACACCAACGCGAAGCAGAAATCGTGGCAGAAGCGGGTTTGGCCGGAAAAGTGACGATTGCCACCAACATGGCAGGTCGCGGCACAGACATCAAACTCGGCCCCGGCGTGAAAGAAGCGGGCGGCCTCGCCATTGTCGGCACCGAGCGCCACGAAAGCCGCCGGGTGGACCGTCAGTTGCGCGGTCGAGCCGGTCGTCAAGGCGACCCCGGCTCCTCCCAGTTCTACGTCTCGCTCGAAGACCAGCTGATGCGCCTCTTTCAAAGCGACCGCATCGCCGGGCTGATGGACAAAATGGGGCACAAGGAAGGCGATGTGATTCAGCACTCGATGGTCACGAATAGCATCGAGCGCGCGCAGAAAAAAGTGGAGGAAAACAACTTCGGCATTCGCAAGCGCCTACTCGAATACGATGACGTGATGAACATCCAGCGCGAAGCGATTTACAAAAAGCGGCGCAATGCCCTCTTTGGCGACCGCTTGGCAGTGGACATCAACAATGCTTTTGTGGCCATCACCTCCGAACTGGTGCAGGTGCATCGGGAAAGCGGCGACTTTGAAACCTTCCGACTGGATAGCATCCGCCTCATCGGGGTTGACCCGGAGATGGACCCCACTTGGTTCAAATCGGCACCAGTTGGCACCGTGACAGCCACTTTCCAGCAACAAGTGTTCGACTTGTACGAACACAAATCCAAACAAGTCGGCGAACGTCTTTTACCCATCATACAAGATGTGTATGCCCGCGAAGGACACCGCTACAAACGCATCGTCGTTCCCTTCACCGATGGCAGCATGGGGTTGAACATCAGTGCCGACATGGAGCAAGCCATCAAGTCGGAAGGCAAAACTATCATGCACGACGTGGAAAAAGTGGCCACCCTTGCCCTCATTGACGACGCTTGGAAGGAACATCTGCGCAACATTGACGACCTAAAAGAATCCGTGCAAGGCGCATCTTTCGAGCAAAAAGACCCACTCGTCATTTACAAAATGGAAGCCTACAACCTGTTTGAAGGCTTGATAGGTCACATCAACGCCAACGTGACCTCTTTCCTCCTAAAAGGCTCGCTCGCCCTGCCCGACGAGCAGCAAATGCGCCAACAACAGGCTGCCCAAGAACGCGCCGAAGCCCAACGCCGCGCCCAGTCAAGCCGCCTCCGCGTGAACGCTGGCCAACAAATGACAGAAACGCAGCAGGCTGCCCAGCGAGCGGCCATATCAGCCGGGCACAACGGCCCCGTGCAGCGCGTGCAACCCATCGTGCGAGAAAAAGTGGTGGGCCGCAACGACCCCTGCCCTTGCGGCAGCGGCAAGAAGTACAAACATTGTCACGGGAAATGA